One Hermetia illucens chromosome 4, iHerIll2.2.curated.20191125, whole genome shotgun sequence DNA segment encodes these proteins:
- the LOC119656122 gene encoding odorant receptor 22c-like: MDKYPLFHLPRRLLRFFKCWPDDSSWPLPKLIFVSLTLTNHTVAMFFEFKYVFEHFENPLEAFDALNPTLEKFVTFFKLCVVLYFRKEFKHNNEMITSYFDKEYRGEHYKIVYEATRSAYRYCLYTFLGGSSVNFCFFLRPIANNIVRMVLGGNSTRELPFKASLPLNLDQNPTYPIVYGLFSYSGLLTCFAFPAVDGIIMAYCKYLAAQFDIISNQLRTHFNAAIVDSVDPFTAKEMETFSMKLRPVVRLHIELINRIVELSKIMWPIILAHFITSALLIGLSLLDFIKQEGFATILYLIYAVVVLLQLLVYCIAGNCVANATQGIHESVYFTHWYRFNPKIRRDLLMMMIISTKGSNLRIPFFTPSLPAYRAILSASLSYLTILQSFF, encoded by the exons ATGGACAAGTACCCTCTTTTCCACTTACCACGCAGACTGCTAAGGTTTTTTAAATGTTGGCCGGATGATTCCTCGTGGCCTCTTCCGAAATTAATCTTTGTGAGCCTAACGTTAACCAATCATACGGTGGCAATGTTTTTTGAATTCAAGTACGTATTCGAGCATTTTGAAAATCCTTTGGAAGCTTTCGATGCATTGAATCCAACGCTTGAGAAATTCGTGACGTTTTTCAAACTATGCGTTGTACTCTACTTTCGGAAAGAATTTAAACACAATAATGAAATGATCACAAGCTATTTCGACAAAG AATATCGTGGAGAGCATTACAAAATAGTGTATGAGGCTACGAGATCTGCATATAGATATTGCTTGTATACATTTCTTGGGGGGTCTTCTGTGAATTTCTGCTTTTTTTTGAGACCCATTGCTAATAATATAGTTCGGATGGTCCTGGGAGGAAATTCGACTAGAGAGCTACCATTCAAAGCGAG CTTACCACTTAATTTAGACCAAAATCCAACCTACCCAATTGTCTATGGATTATTTTCATATTCAGGACTTTTGACTTGTTTCGCATTTCCGGCCGTGGATGGTATTATAATGGCATATTGTAAGTACCTTGCTGCCCAATTCgatattatttcaaatcaaCTAAGGACTCACTTTAATGCGGCCATCG TGGATAGTGTCGACCCGTTTActgcaaaagagatggaaacgTTTTCTATGAAACTTCGACCCGTTGTGAGGCTTCATATTGAGCTTATAAACCGCATTGTGGAACTATCAAAAATAATGTGGCCTATAATATTAGCTCACTTCATTACTTCGGCTTTGTTAATCGGTTTGAGCTTGCTGGATTTCATAAAG CAAGAAGGATTCGCAACGATACTATACCTCATATATGCTGTTGTTGTGCTATTGCAGCTATTGGTATATTGCATCGCGGGTAATTGCGTTGCTAATGCA ACGCAAGGAATACATGAATCTGTATATTTTACACACTGGTATCGTTTTAATCCCAAGATTCGTAGGGAtcttttgatgatgatgataatatcgaCAAAAGGGTCAAATCTACGTATACCGTTTTTTACGCCTTCGTTACCAGCATATAGAGCA ATTTTGAGCGCATCTCTGTCGTATCTGACCATCCTGCAGTCGTTCTTTTGA